In a single window of the Littorina saxatilis isolate snail1 linkage group LG5, US_GU_Lsax_2.0, whole genome shotgun sequence genome:
- the LOC138967594 gene encoding eukaryotic translation initiation factor 3 subunit H-B-like — protein sequence MASRRQDSHVQFVQIDGLVALKIIKHSQEEGAGGTDLVQGVLLGLVVDNRLEITNCFPFPRHSEEDDFDEMQYQMEMMRNLRHVNIDHLHVGWYQSTYFGSFINRPLLDSQFNYQHSIEESVVLIYDPLKTTQGFLALKAYRLTPAMMKFYKDADFTPDAIAKHSISFENMFEEIPVVLKNSHLCNALLCELAPPTKRDEKYNFLDLGTSAVLEKNLRQLMECVDDVAMDTNKYLNFMRQNFRQQQAKQQYLQKRQQENQQRQVRGEPPLPEEDINKMFKPLQSPPRLDCLLVANQIDQYCNSISQFSAQSIAKLFMAESLQENAGDSAAASSTSS from the exons ATGGCGTCCAGACGGCAAGACTCTCACGTGCAGTTTGTCCAAATTGATGGCTTG GTGGCGCTGAAAATCATCAAGCACAGCCAAGAGGAGGGTGCTGGGGGTACAGACTTGGTTCAGGGAGTACTCCTTGGTTTGGTGGTCGACAATCGACTGGAGATCACCAACTGCTTCCCTTTTCCCCGTCACTCAGAGGAAGATGACTTTGATGAAA TGCAATACCAGATGGAAATGATGAGGAACCTGCGTCACGTGAACATCGACCACCTGCACGTGGGGTGGTACCAGTCCACCTACTTCGGTTCCTTCATCAACCGACCCCTGCTGGACTCACAGTTCAACTACCAGCACTCTATAGAAGAGTCAGTGGTGCTAATCTATG ATCCACTGAAAACAACACAAGGTTTCCTGGCTCTGAAGGCATACCGCTTGACGCCAGCCATGATGAAGTTCTACAAGGATGCCGACTTCACTCCAGATGCCATCGCCAAGCACAGCATCAGCTTTGAGAACATGTTTGAAGAGATCCCCGTGGTTCTGAAGAACTCTCACCTGTGTAACGCTCTCCTGTGCGAGCTGGCCCCGCCCACAAAGCGCGACGAGAAGTACAACTTTCTGGACCTGGGTACCAG TGCCGTTTTGGAGAAGAACCTGCGTCAGTTGATGGAGTGTGTGGATGATGTTGCCATGGACACCAACAAGTATCTCAACTTCATGCGCCAGAACTTCCGCCAGCAGCAGGCCAAACAGCAGTACTTGCAGAAGAGG CAACAAGAGAACCAGCAGCGACAGGTTCGAGGCGAGCCCCCACTGCCGGAAGAAGACATCAACAAAATGTTCAAACCCTTGCAGTCACCGCCGCGCCTCGACTGCCTCCTGGTGGCCAATCAGATTGACCAGTACTGCAACTCCATCTCTCAGTTCTCCGCGCAGAGCATCGCCAAGCTTTTCATGGCAGAGTCCCTCCAGGAAAACGCTGGAGATTCCGCAGCTGCTAGCAGCACTAGCAGTTAG